A window from Gossypium raimondii isolate GPD5lz chromosome 7, ASM2569854v1, whole genome shotgun sequence encodes these proteins:
- the LOC105785951 gene encoding 60S ribosomal protein L7a-2 isoform X1 gives MGPKKGGKVAVPAKKKQEKVVNPLFEKRPKQFGIGGALPPKKDLHRFVKWPKVVRIQRKKRILKQRLKVPPALNQFTKTLDKNLATSLFKLLLKYRPEDKVAKKERLLKKAQAEAEGKAPESKKPIVVKYGLNHVTYLIEQVALEFLHIHRMLYFYCESLKNNSSFIILLQNKAQLVVIAHDVDPIELVVWLPALCRKMEVPYCIVKGKSRLGSIVHKKTASVLCLTTVKNEDKLEFSKVLEAIKANFNDKYDEYRKKWGGGIMGSKSQARTKAKEKLLAKEAAQRMT, from the exons ATG GGGCCGAAGAAAGGTGGAAAGGTGGCTGTGCCCGCCAAGAAGAAACAA GAGAAGGTTGTCAATCCGTTGTTTGAGAAGCGTCCAAAGCAGTTCGGCATTGGAGGGGCTTTACCTCCTAAGAAGGATTTGCATCGATTTGTGAAGTGGCCTAAGGTTGTTCGTATTCAAAGGAAGAAGAGGATCCTCAAGCAGAGGTTGAAGGTTCCACCAGCATTGAACCAGTTCACCAAGACTCTTGACAAGAACCTCG CAACAAGTCTGTTCAAGTTGCTCCTCAAGTACAGGCCAGAGGACAAAGTGGCCAAGAAGGAACGTCTCTTGAAAAAGGCCCAGGCCGAGGCTGAAGGAAAAGCCCCCGAGTCTAAGAAACCAATTGTTGTGAAATACGGTCTTAACCATGTTACTTACCTTATTGAGCAGGTTGCCCTTGAATTTCTTCATATTCACCgaatgctttatttttattgtgaATCACTTAAGAATAATAGTTCCTTCATAATTCTTTTGCAGAACAAGGCTCAATTGGTTGTTATTGCTCATGATGTGGATCCCATAGAGTTGGTAGTGTGGCTTCCAGCTTTGTGCAGGAAAATGGAGGTCCCATATTGCATTGTTAAGGGAAAATCACGTTTGGGATCG ATTGTCCACAAGAAAACTGCTTCCGTCTTGTGTTTGACCACGGTTAAGAATGAGGATAAGCTGGAATTCAGCAAAGTACTCGAGGCAATCAAG GCAAACTTCAATGACAAGTACGACGAGTATAGGAAGAAGTGGGGTGGCGGCATCATGGGCTCCAAGTCACAAGCCCGAACCAAAGCGAAGGAGAAGCTTCTTGCAAAGGAAGCTGCACAGAGGATGACATAG
- the LOC105785951 gene encoding 60S ribosomal protein L7a-2 isoform X2: protein MGPKKGGKVAVPAKKKQEKVVNPLFEKRPKQFGIGGALPPKKDLHRFVKWPKVVRIQRKKRILKQRLKVPPALNQFTKTLDKNLATSLFKLLLKYRPEDKVAKKERLLKKAQAEAEGKAPESKKPIVVKYGLNHVTYLIEQNKAQLVVIAHDVDPIELVVWLPALCRKMEVPYCIVKGKSRLGSIVHKKTASVLCLTTVKNEDKLEFSKVLEAIKANFNDKYDEYRKKWGGGIMGSKSQARTKAKEKLLAKEAAQRMT from the exons ATG GGGCCGAAGAAAGGTGGAAAGGTGGCTGTGCCCGCCAAGAAGAAACAA GAGAAGGTTGTCAATCCGTTGTTTGAGAAGCGTCCAAAGCAGTTCGGCATTGGAGGGGCTTTACCTCCTAAGAAGGATTTGCATCGATTTGTGAAGTGGCCTAAGGTTGTTCGTATTCAAAGGAAGAAGAGGATCCTCAAGCAGAGGTTGAAGGTTCCACCAGCATTGAACCAGTTCACCAAGACTCTTGACAAGAACCTCG CAACAAGTCTGTTCAAGTTGCTCCTCAAGTACAGGCCAGAGGACAAAGTGGCCAAGAAGGAACGTCTCTTGAAAAAGGCCCAGGCCGAGGCTGAAGGAAAAGCCCCCGAGTCTAAGAAACCAATTGTTGTGAAATACGGTCTTAACCATGTTACTTACCTTATTGAGCAG AACAAGGCTCAATTGGTTGTTATTGCTCATGATGTGGATCCCATAGAGTTGGTAGTGTGGCTTCCAGCTTTGTGCAGGAAAATGGAGGTCCCATATTGCATTGTTAAGGGAAAATCACGTTTGGGATCG ATTGTCCACAAGAAAACTGCTTCCGTCTTGTGTTTGACCACGGTTAAGAATGAGGATAAGCTGGAATTCAGCAAAGTACTCGAGGCAATCAAG GCAAACTTCAATGACAAGTACGACGAGTATAGGAAGAAGTGGGGTGGCGGCATCATGGGCTCCAAGTCACAAGCCCGAACCAAAGCGAAGGAGAAGCTTCTTGCAAAGGAAGCTGCACAGAGGATGACATAG
- the LOC105785910 gene encoding DEK domain-containing chromatin-associated protein 1 isoform X2 has product MATETLDDKKPEEEEVKDKENEEGSKEVLEKQMEVEEKENEEEEEEEEEEEDEEEKREEEEEESEDEGTKKVKGSSRKGSSRKSGRDSAEKKEPVTPSSDRPTRERKVVERYSAPSVARSSSSKTLSIEKGRGTQLKDIPNVAFKLSKRKADDNLQMLHIILFGKKAKPHSLKRNIGQFSGYVWVENEEKQKAKVREKIDKCVKEKLVDFCDLLNIPFMRTSVRKEEVTAKLLEFLESPHATTDILLADKEQKGKKRKATLSKNIGSAEALDTSAKKRQKTPQGGEKRKRSSKAEEEEEEDDDKVESPVTRDDSHEDDADTAPKEVNDDEETKSEEEEEPKKSRKKGTSKKVATESLESKSKDKSESGKNLTPAKSSKNSSGSTSKQDASDGGGTSGSKSKGSASKKPKVEKENSKDGSTKEKLAVKKQTNKSSAKVSAKSQGKSKSGKKPKPEPSREEIHEVVVDILKKVDFNTATLSDILRQLGTHFDLDLMHRKAEVKDIITDVINNMSDEDEEGDESEENADTGGGADKDGDGDDDA; this is encoded by the exons ATGGCGACGGAAACCCTAGATGACAAGAAACCGGAGGAAGAGGAGGTGAAAGATAAAGAAAACGAAGAGGGAAGTAAGGAGGTTTTGGAGAAACAAATGGAAGTTGAGGAGAAGGAGAacgaggaagaagaagaagaagaagaagaagaagaagatgaggaAGAGAAGAgggaggaggaagaagaagagagtgAAGATGAAGGGACTAAAAAGGTCAAAGGTAGTAGTCGAAAGGGGAGTTCTAGGAAATCTGGTCGAGATTCGGCTGAGAAGAAAGAGCCAGTGACGCCTAGTAGTGACAGGCCTACAAGGGAAAGGAAAGTCGTAGAAAGGTATTCAGCTCCTTCTGTTGCAAGGTCTTCCTCGTCTAAAACTCTGTCAATTGAAAAG GGTAGGGGTACTCAGCTTAAAGATATTCCCAATG TGGCTTTCAAGTTGTCAAAGAGAAAAGCTGATGATAATCTGCAGATGCTTCATATAATTCTCTTTGGAAAGAAAGCAAAG CCTCACAGTTTGAAGAGAAACATTGGTCAATTTTCAGGCTATGTTTGGGTTGAGAATGAG gaaaaacaaaaagcaaaagTAAGGGAAAAAATTGACAAATGTGTTAAAGAAAAATTGGTTGATTTCTGTGATTTGCTGAATATTCCATTTATGAGGACCAGTGTAAGAAAG GAGGAAGTCACTGCCAAATTATTGGAATTTTTGGAATCCCCTCATGCCACTACAGACATTCTTCTTGCTGACAAGGAACAG AAGGGTAAAAAGCGTAAGGCTACACTAAGCAAAAACATTGGTTCTGCAGAGGCATTGGATACATCAGCCAAG AAGCGACAAAAAACACCCCAAGGTGGAGAAAAGCGCAAGCGTTCATCCAAAGctgaggaggaggaggaggaagatgatgataaagtTGAATCCCCTGTTACTAGAGATGATTCTCATGAAGATGATGCTGACACTGCACCAAAAGAAGTGAATGATGATGAGGAGACTAAATCagaggaggaagaagaaccCAAGAAGTCAAGAAAAAAGGGCACTTCAAAAAAGGTTGCAACAGAGAGTCTGGAGTCAAAAAGCAAAGATAAATCCGAATCTGGAAAGAATCTCACCCCTGCAAAATCTAGCAAAAACTCTTCTGGATCAACTTCAAAACAAGATGCTAGTGATGGTGGTGGGACTTCTGGCTCTAAATCAAAGGGTTCTGCATCAAAGAAGCCTAAGGTTGAAAAGGAAAACTCTAAGGATGGATCCACCAAAGAGAAGCTTGCAGTCAAGAAGCAAACAAATAAGTCATCAGCAAAGGTTTCTGCTAAATCACAAG GTAAAAGCAAAAGTGGCAAGAAACCTAAACCTGAGCCTAGTAGGGAAGAGATTCATGAAGTTGTCGTAGATATTCTAAAAAAAGTGGACTTCAACACT GCAACATTATCTGATATCCTTAGGCAACTAG GTACACACTTTGACCTGGATTTGATGCACAGAAAAGCCGAGGTGAAGGATATCATTACAGATGTGATAAATAACATGTCTGATGAGGATGAGGAAGGGGATGAAAGTGAGGAGAATGCCGATACAGGTGGGGGTGCTGATAAAGATGGTGATGGAGATGATGATGCCTAG
- the LOC105785910 gene encoding DEK domain-containing chromatin-associated protein 1 isoform X1 → MATETLDDKKPEEEEVKDKENEEGSKEVLEKQMEVEEKENEEEEEEEEEEEDEEEKREEEEEESEDEGTKKVKGSSRKGSSRKSGRDSAEKKEPVTPSSDRPTRERKVVERYSAPSVARSSSSKTLSIEKGRGTQLKDIPNVAFKLSKRKADDNLQMLHIILFGKKAKPHSLKRNIGQFSGYVWVENEQEKQKAKVREKIDKCVKEKLVDFCDLLNIPFMRTSVRKEEVTAKLLEFLESPHATTDILLADKEQKGKKRKATLSKNIGSAEALDTSAKKRQKTPQGGEKRKRSSKAEEEEEEDDDKVESPVTRDDSHEDDADTAPKEVNDDEETKSEEEEEPKKSRKKGTSKKVATESLESKSKDKSESGKNLTPAKSSKNSSGSTSKQDASDGGGTSGSKSKGSASKKPKVEKENSKDGSTKEKLAVKKQTNKSSAKVSAKSQGKSKSGKKPKPEPSREEIHEVVVDILKKVDFNTATLSDILRQLGTHFDLDLMHRKAEVKDIITDVINNMSDEDEEGDESEENADTGGGADKDGDGDDDA, encoded by the exons ATGGCGACGGAAACCCTAGATGACAAGAAACCGGAGGAAGAGGAGGTGAAAGATAAAGAAAACGAAGAGGGAAGTAAGGAGGTTTTGGAGAAACAAATGGAAGTTGAGGAGAAGGAGAacgaggaagaagaagaagaagaagaagaagaagaagatgaggaAGAGAAGAgggaggaggaagaagaagagagtgAAGATGAAGGGACTAAAAAGGTCAAAGGTAGTAGTCGAAAGGGGAGTTCTAGGAAATCTGGTCGAGATTCGGCTGAGAAGAAAGAGCCAGTGACGCCTAGTAGTGACAGGCCTACAAGGGAAAGGAAAGTCGTAGAAAGGTATTCAGCTCCTTCTGTTGCAAGGTCTTCCTCGTCTAAAACTCTGTCAATTGAAAAG GGTAGGGGTACTCAGCTTAAAGATATTCCCAATG TGGCTTTCAAGTTGTCAAAGAGAAAAGCTGATGATAATCTGCAGATGCTTCATATAATTCTCTTTGGAAAGAAAGCAAAG CCTCACAGTTTGAAGAGAAACATTGGTCAATTTTCAGGCTATGTTTGGGTTGAGAATGAG CaggaaaaacaaaaagcaaaagTAAGGGAAAAAATTGACAAATGTGTTAAAGAAAAATTGGTTGATTTCTGTGATTTGCTGAATATTCCATTTATGAGGACCAGTGTAAGAAAG GAGGAAGTCACTGCCAAATTATTGGAATTTTTGGAATCCCCTCATGCCACTACAGACATTCTTCTTGCTGACAAGGAACAG AAGGGTAAAAAGCGTAAGGCTACACTAAGCAAAAACATTGGTTCTGCAGAGGCATTGGATACATCAGCCAAG AAGCGACAAAAAACACCCCAAGGTGGAGAAAAGCGCAAGCGTTCATCCAAAGctgaggaggaggaggaggaagatgatgataaagtTGAATCCCCTGTTACTAGAGATGATTCTCATGAAGATGATGCTGACACTGCACCAAAAGAAGTGAATGATGATGAGGAGACTAAATCagaggaggaagaagaaccCAAGAAGTCAAGAAAAAAGGGCACTTCAAAAAAGGTTGCAACAGAGAGTCTGGAGTCAAAAAGCAAAGATAAATCCGAATCTGGAAAGAATCTCACCCCTGCAAAATCTAGCAAAAACTCTTCTGGATCAACTTCAAAACAAGATGCTAGTGATGGTGGTGGGACTTCTGGCTCTAAATCAAAGGGTTCTGCATCAAAGAAGCCTAAGGTTGAAAAGGAAAACTCTAAGGATGGATCCACCAAAGAGAAGCTTGCAGTCAAGAAGCAAACAAATAAGTCATCAGCAAAGGTTTCTGCTAAATCACAAG GTAAAAGCAAAAGTGGCAAGAAACCTAAACCTGAGCCTAGTAGGGAAGAGATTCATGAAGTTGTCGTAGATATTCTAAAAAAAGTGGACTTCAACACT GCAACATTATCTGATATCCTTAGGCAACTAG GTACACACTTTGACCTGGATTTGATGCACAGAAAAGCCGAGGTGAAGGATATCATTACAGATGTGATAAATAACATGTCTGATGAGGATGAGGAAGGGGATGAAAGTGAGGAGAATGCCGATACAGGTGGGGGTGCTGATAAAGATGGTGATGGAGATGATGATGCCTAG